The following proteins come from a genomic window of Sphaerisporangium rubeum:
- a CDS encoding VanZ family protein, protein MNLSAPHRATRIALAGLAVLGMASAAYAVRRPLMMSVPACASGRWHGCLDTENGVVLMTAAALPLAALLVGALTLLRRAAGVTSPLRRSLAEVGMVYGTAPFVWMTLMPGLGAGVVTGRVSLVPLRDLATMGPIGIGGNLLVFAALGFFAPLRFPALASVPRMLALGAGFSAVIETLQYVLRLDRVSSVDDVLLNATGAALFALASRRWWHTPAQAPPPRPRLATAPAD, encoded by the coding sequence ATGAACCTGTCGGCACCACACCGCGCCACGCGTATCGCGCTCGCCGGCCTGGCGGTCCTCGGTATGGCGAGCGCCGCCTACGCCGTACGGCGGCCGCTCATGATGTCCGTTCCGGCCTGCGCGTCCGGCCGGTGGCACGGCTGCCTGGACACCGAGAACGGTGTGGTGCTCATGACGGCGGCCGCGCTCCCGCTGGCCGCTCTGCTGGTAGGGGCCCTGACGCTCCTGCGCCGCGCCGCCGGCGTCACCTCACCGCTGCGGAGGTCGCTGGCCGAGGTCGGCATGGTCTACGGCACTGCGCCGTTCGTGTGGATGACCCTGATGCCGGGCCTCGGAGCCGGCGTCGTCACCGGCCGGGTGAGCCTGGTCCCGCTGCGGGACCTGGCCACGATGGGGCCGATCGGCATCGGCGGCAACCTGCTGGTCTTCGCGGCGCTGGGATTCTTCGCTCCACTGCGCTTCCCGGCACTGGCGTCCGTACCACGGATGCTGGCCCTCGGCGCGGGCTTCTCGGCCGTGATCGAAACCCTGCAGTACGTCCTGCGCCTGGACCGCGTCTCGTCCGTGGACGACGTCCTGCTCAACGCCACCGGCGCCGCGCTGTTCGCTCTGGCGTCGCGCCGCTGGTGGCACACCCCGGCACAGGCGCCACCACCCCGGCCCCGCCTGGCGACGGCACCGGCAGACTGA
- a CDS encoding sensor histidine kinase: protein MTGPPVNRPPGVSTRLKLTLSYAGFLLLAGALLLAVVWVFLLRYVPDSTITPGPGSHRFGGPAPPFIPNRTDLQRAFVPRAAQALTFLLAFGLLGGWILAGRMLAPLTQITNAARTTANGSLSHRIRMKGHQDEFRELSDTFDSMLERLESHVAEQRRFAANASHELRTPLAISQALLEVARKDPTRDRDELIDRLHTVNQRAIDLTEALLLLSKSDRANLPRDRVDLSLIAEQAAETLLPLAERRRITLTVTGDPAETTGSPELLARMATNLIQNAIVHNLPTNGTVTVHTETQPDTSVLMVENTGHPLPPQLIPTLTEPFQRGTQRTRTDEHAGVGLGLAIVQSITHTHNGTLTLTPRPTGGLLVTVRLPRTVR, encoded by the coding sequence ATGACCGGGCCGCCGGTGAACAGGCCACCAGGAGTCAGCACCCGGCTGAAACTCACCCTCAGCTATGCCGGATTCCTCCTGCTCGCCGGCGCTCTCCTCCTGGCCGTCGTATGGGTCTTCCTGCTGCGCTACGTACCCGACAGCACGATCACCCCCGGCCCGGGAAGCCACCGTTTCGGCGGCCCGGCCCCCCCGTTCATCCCCAACCGCACCGACCTCCAGCGTGCCTTCGTCCCCCGCGCGGCCCAGGCACTGACCTTCCTGCTGGCGTTCGGCCTGCTAGGCGGCTGGATCCTCGCCGGCCGCATGCTGGCGCCGCTGACTCAGATCACGAACGCGGCCCGCACGACCGCCAACGGCTCGCTGTCCCACCGCATCCGCATGAAAGGCCACCAGGACGAGTTCCGTGAACTCTCCGACACGTTCGACTCGATGCTCGAACGCCTGGAGTCCCACGTGGCCGAGCAGCGAAGATTCGCCGCCAACGCCTCCCACGAACTGCGCACCCCCCTGGCGATCTCTCAGGCCCTCCTGGAAGTTGCACGTAAGGACCCCACCCGCGACCGCGACGAACTCATCGACCGCCTGCACACCGTCAACCAGCGCGCCATCGACCTCACCGAGGCTCTTCTCCTCCTCAGCAAAAGCGACCGCGCGAACCTCCCCCGCGACCGCGTCGACCTCTCCCTGATAGCCGAACAAGCCGCGGAAACCCTCCTCCCCCTGGCCGAACGCCGCCGCATAACCCTCACCGTCACCGGCGACCCGGCCGAAACCACCGGCTCCCCCGAACTCCTCGCAAGAATGGCAACAAACCTCATTCAAAACGCCATAGTCCACAACCTCCCCACCAACGGCACCGTGACCGTCCACACCGAAACCCAACCCGACACCAGCGTCCTGATGGTCGAGAACACCGGCCACCCCCTCCCCCCACAACTGATCCCGACCCTCACCGAACCCTTCCAAAGAGGAACCCAACGCACCCGCACCGACGAACACGCCGGCGTCGGCCTGGGCCTCGCCATAGTCCAATCCATCACCCACACCCACAACGGCACCCTCACG